The DNA region CGATACCACCATTGGTGATAAACTCTTGGGCCATCATGAGTTCATTGAACTCAACAAGCACCTTCTCTTTGTCTTCTGGTGTGATTTTATCTAAACGAGCAATTTCGAACGTGATTTGTTCGATCTCGTCTTCACGAAGATGTTTGAAGATTTCGGAGGCCACTTCGTTTCCAACCGCAACCAAAAAGATGGCGGCCTTTTGTCTTCCTGTGAGCGATGGCTTCTTATTGATCATACTTCTTCCCGAAATCCGTACTACTTAGTTTATCGGCCGAGACGTAAAAAAACAATGAGATTTATTCTTGGAGAAAAATAGAGACTTTAGGTTTAGCCCTTCTCCTTCTGCCTTTGAAAATAGGGATTTGTCAAAGCCATGTTTTGGGTCAAACATGGTGTTTAGGAAATACCATATTTTTATGTTGACCGGTCTATTATTTTGTAATGGATTGGCTTTGTGGGCAAAAAAGGAATCGAAACCAAACAGAAAATGATTGAGGTTATGGCTGGTCTTTTGGAGGAATCTGGGTATGAAGCCACCGGGATTATCGAACTAGGAAAGGAAACTGGCACACCCAAAGGTTCTCTCTATTTCCACTTTCCTGGCGGAAAAGACGAACTCACAAACCTTGCTATCCTCCATTCGGGAAACCAATTGAATTTGTTCTTCCAATCAGTTCTTGCGGAAGCGGATTCACCAGCACAAGCCATTAAACAAGTGTTTCATGCTTTAGAGAACCGAATTGTTTCCAGTGGTTATAAAAAAGGATGCCCCATTGCCACAACTGCTATGGAAACTTCTGGGTCGGTTCCTGGTGTATCGAATGTTTGTGCTGAGGTATATTCACTTTGGTTAAAAACCTTTGAAACATACTTGGTGGAAAAAGGATACACCAATCGTTTGGCAAAAAATCTATCTCTTTCTCTACTCTCTTTATGGGAAGGTGCCTTGTTACTTTCTAAATTACAAAAATCACCAGAACCATTACGAGTGGCCGCAAAAACTGCTGAATTACTTTTCAAACCAAACTAATTTTTTATAGGACAAATCAAAATTGAAACTCAAATCTAAATCAAAAATATTTCTAAGCATTGGCCTAATAATAGGAATCGGTTTTTTTCTTTATTTTCTTGGATACCCAAAAGAAACAGTTCCCCCTTTTGTATTTGATGAACAAAAAGAATCTGGACTCATCCCCAAACCAATTGCGAAATCCAATGTCGTTTTTTCCATTCTCAAAACAGGAGAGGCGACTACATTAGAAGCCTTTGTCGTAGAAGGTGGTTCCGTATTCAAAACTGTAACGGTTGCCCATTCCGCTTTTTACATCCAACATTCCAAAGGAAATTTTTTATTTGATACAGGTCTCGGAACCCAAGTCAAAGAACAGTTTCAAGTTTTTCCTTTGTATCTAAAACTTTTAATGGATTACAAACCATTCCAAACGGCAAAAGAACAATTGGATTCCCATGGTGTTCTTTCAAATTCCGTTCAAGATGTATTTTTTTCCCATCTCCATTGGGACCACGCCAGTGGACTCAAAGACTTTCCATTGGCTAAAATTCATAGTTTGCCAAATGAATTGAACAATCCAAAAATCGAACTAGGATATATCCCTTCTCAGTTTGATGGCGATTCCGTCCTTTGGAGCCATTTAAAGTTTATGAATCAACCTTATGCGTCTTATGCGAAGAGTATCGATTGGTATGGAGATGGAACAGTTGTATTTGTTCCTATGAAAGGTCATAGCGAAGGTTCGGTAGGATTATTTTTACATACGAAAAATGGAGAAGTTTATTTTCTCACAGGGGACATTGTTTGGCGAAAAGAAGGTTTTACAGAAAAAAAACACAAACCACGAGGTGCTAGATGGATCGTAGATTTTGATACCAAAAGTCTTGGAGAAGAAATTTCTCGTGTGCACCATTTATGGCAAAAAAATCCAGAACTGCAAATCATCCCAGCGCATGACCATGATGTACAAACTGTACTAGGATTTTATCCACAAGTTGTGGGGAAATAGAACTTTAATCCTTCGATGAAACCAAACGGAATGAAAAAATACTCACGAGAAATTTGTAATCCAAGATGAAAATCCTAGTACTAGATTTTTCTTCTATTTTGCCTCTGGATTTTTAGTATCTGTTTGTTTCTCTTGCAAAAGTAAAGATTTGATTCCTTGGATCGATTCTTCCATCCGTTTGATCTCTTCTAACAAAGAATTTCGATTCTCTTGGATATTTTCATGAAACAAATGGGCATTGCCTACCAGCTTATGATAATCCGAAGAAAGTTGGTGGAGGGCAGATTCCCAAATTTTTGGTTGGATCCGTCTTTTTTTCCAATAGAGTTTTTTTCCAAATCCATAAACCCATTGGCCGAGACCGATGGCATGTAAGGGAATCAGAATGTAGAGCGAAGCGAAGATTACCTTTCCATAAGAGATTTCTTTCGAAAACAAACCCCAAAAATAGATCCAAAGAGCAGAGAGTAACAAAATTGCAATGGTGAGATTGGCCTTCGGAGTTTTGGGAGAAACTGAATTGAAAACGGAAAGGAGGATGACAGAAAAGATAAGTAAAAGGAGAACTTCCCAAGGGACTAAAGTAAAAAACAAATCCCAAAACTTTTGAAAATTCTCCCAACTGGTTTTGATCTGGTTGATGGTAGTTTGGATTTCAACAATTTGGTTTTGGATTTTTTGAAAGAAGTCTGTAATCGCCGTCATGTTCCAAACACTAACTAAAATCAAAAATCATGCAAGTGGTTTCTTTATCAAATTCTTGGCTCCCAAATCCCCAAGAAACTTACTCATTTTATATTCAATCATTGCCATTCCTTTTTTCATTTATCATGAATCCCATTTGCCATGGCATTATATTTTTGTTCTCTGCATAGTGTCTTTGGTCGTTGGGCTTTTGATCACTTATGGGAGTTTGTATGTCATCAATCGTTATTGGGCAGAAACTTTTCACCCATTCATCGAGTTAGGTGTTGTTGTATTATTTATTTTCGCTTTATGGTTGGCTGAGGTTCTGGTCTTTGAAGCCGGAGCCGTGTTCCTAGTTATATTTGTGGCCATTGCATTTCTCATTCGTGTCCTCCATCTCGAGGAGTATGCGCGCCTTTTGATTGCAGCTTGTCTGATTGCTAGTAACGCACTCATTGCTTTCAAAGCTTTACAAGGTGCAGAAAAATTATCTGCTTATCTCCTCTTCAAAAACAAATACCAAATTGAAGAAAAGGACATGAATGGTTGGGAAGTCACAGACAATAACCAATATTGGAACCAGGAATTGCAGTTTGGATTTACTCTACCTGAAGGATTTTATTTTTTCAAACCAGAAGATTTAACTATGGAGAATAAAACGGGTGCAGGTCAAATTGCAGGGCTTCTTGCTTTTAGTGATCATGATGCCAACAGATATCCTTTTGTGCGGATCTTTTATTTTCCTGATTATTTAGGATTTCAAGAAAACCAAGCTGTCTCAGAATTTTCTGAATTTCTAAAAATAGAAGTGAGTAAGGGAGATATCGAAGATATCCAGGAAATCCAACAAAAAGAATTGGAACCTTTTATTATCACATCAAAGTTTTGGACTTTTTATGATCTACTAAGACCTCGTTATGCGAAAACTGGATTTGTTTTAGTGGAAACTTCTAACCACGACAAACTTTTACTACACATTACTGAGAATTTAGAAAAAGGAGAAATTCACGAACAAGGCATTCGTGAATTTTTAGCTTCAATTAGATTCGGCAATCGACTGTAAGGCGATCAAAGAAAGTGGATCCACAAGTGTGTCATTAATTTTGGCACCCAAATGGAGATGAGGTCCCGTAGACATTCCTGTGGTTCCTACAGCCCCAATGATCTGACCTTGTTTTACAACATCACCTACTTTCACCTTAATCTCATCCTGGTGCATATAAAAGGAAAAGATTTTATTCCCATGATCTACAATGGTAAAATTTCCTTCGTAATAAGTTTTTCTCGCAAGAACCACCACCCCATCTTGGATCGCAAAAATTGGTGTTCCTATTTTTCCACGAAAGTCTACACCACCATGCGGCCTACCTTGTTTGTTATTATAATCTCGCCTAACATAGAACTTGCTAGTAATAAAGATTTTTTCCAATGGGTTTTTGAAGTTACTCGCAAATTGTAACGGACTTTGTTTCGCAAAAGCAGCTTCTTTTGCCGTTTTACATTCTTGGATAAAATCTAAAGTTTCTTTAGGAAGTTCTTTTGTTACAAACTTTTCATCCACTTTGATCTGTTGGTTTTTTTTGATTACTTGAAACTTGGTTGGTTCTAAGATGATTTGGTATTGTTTTTGTCCTCGTTTGACAAAAAAGATTTTTGATACAATTTCGAGGGTCATAGCTCCTGCCGGTGTATCAGGAGAAACAGGTAAAAAAGCAACCATACTCTTTTCTCTTTTGGTGAGGATCACATCTTTTCCAAGCCAACTAACTTTAAAGGATTCGTTAATCCATTTTTTATCTTTTGGAGTTAATCGAAGGAAAATCACCTCTCCCCTTCCAAATCTTCTTGCTTCCATCAGGAGCGAAAAATTCTTTTCTTCTTTTTTTACAAAGTAATTGGAAGAAGATACTTTAACTGATTTTTTTTTCACCTCGCGCGATTCCGCAGGAACAGCACGAACAAAAGATAAAATTAAAACTATAAAAGATAAGAACCGTATCATCTCTTTAAACTTCGGCTATTTTGTTTTAGCAGATTCGTTAAAATTTTTAACGAAAGTAACAAAATCTTCAGCAGGTAGAGGTTTGCTATAAAGATAACCTTGGATCATATGGCATCCCAAATCATGCAACAAATCCCTTTGAACAGGGTTTTCTACACCTTCTGCAATGACTTCCATACCCAAAGAGTGCGCCATATTGATAATGGCCTTACAAATGGCTCGGTCATCCTCGTTGATTTCCAAATCAATCACAAACGATCTATCAATTTTTAGAACATCTGCATTGATTTTTTTCAGGTAACTCAGAGAACTATATCCTGTACCAAAATCATCAATCGATACCTTGATTCCAAGACCTGCCAAATATTCAAAAGCTTCGATACTTTTTTCTGGATTCTCCATGATGGAACTTTCGGTCAATTCCAACTCGATTTCCTCAGGATGAATACCAAATTGGGCAATTGTTGCTTGGACACGATGCGACCAATTAGCGCGCGCTAATTGCTTTCCGCTTACGTTGATACTTACTGGAAAACTGGGAAAATCCTGGCTCTTCCATTCCTTTTTTAACCGACAGGCTTCTTCTAAAACCCAATCACCAATTCTTTCGATAATACCTGAATCCTCCGCAACAGGAATGAATTCTACAGGAGGAACCCAACCTCGTTCCGGATGTTTCCAACGAATGAGGGCTTCCGCACCACAAACTAGATTGGTCACAGTCGATATTTTTGGTTGGAAAAAAAGTATTAGTTCTTCGTTTTGAATCGCCTTACGTAATGAATTTTCAATGTATAATCTTTTTTCAGAACGAAGGATGAGTTCATTGGTATAAAATTTAAAATTATTTCTACCGAGTTCTTTGGCTTTGTACATTGCCATATCCGAATTTTTTAACAATTCAGAAGTTGAAACTCCATCGTTGGGAGAAAGAGCAATCCCCATACTAATGGTGGTAAATAAATCACGACCCATGATATGAAATGGTTGGCTTAGAATATCTAAAATTTTTTGTGCAAATTCGGCTGCGGCACTTTTATTCAAAACATCTACTTTTAAAATGGCAAACTCATCTCCACCAAACCGAGCAACAGTATCAACCTCGGTCATCACTCGTTTGAGTCTTGCGGCAACCATTTGCAAAAGAATATCACCTTTGGTATGCCCCAAACTATCATTGATAAACTTAAAGTTATCGATATCAAAAAAGTAAAAAGCAAGTAAGGTCTCAGTGGACTTATGATTTTTTAGTGCTTGGTTTGCATGATCAATAAATAAAGTTCTATTCGATAATCCTGTTAACGCATCATAGTAAGCTAAATACGTAATTCTTTCTTCAGATAATTTTCTTTCAGTAATATCAACACCAAAACTAATAAACCTTTTTTTATTAGTTTCTGCATCATCAATTGGAATGTATTTTCTCAATAAATACGTTACTTTATCGTTACTATCTTGGATGAGTTCTTCAAATTGAACAATTTCGTTTTCTTTGGCAGCTACATCTAAATATTTTTTTCGTTTTTCATGAAACTCTGCGGGAAGTTCTAATTTTTCTGCAAGTTCGACATCTGTTTTTTTAAATAACCATTTACGAATTTCTTTGTTCGATAAAAAAACTGGGTTTGTATATTCATATTGATAATTGGAATTTAACACCGCAATGTCAGAGTCCAAGTTGTCCAAAATGAACTCATAAAAAGCCTTTTGGTTTTTTACTTGTTCTTGGGATCGTTTTCTTTCTGTGATATCACGGAACGTTGCCCAAATCGCCATTTTACCATTCACTGGAAATAACCGAAAAGAAGACTCTGTTGGTATAAACTTTCCAGATTTAGTTTTTAAGGCGGTACTTTCGATTAGGTTACCTTCAAATTCTTCATCCTCATCTACCTCCACTGGAGGCATAAAAAAAGAAAATTCTTTCCCCACTATATCTTCAAGTGGATACTCTAATACAACTACTGCTTGTTTGTTGGCGTTGATGATCTGATTCGTTCCAGGATCGATCTGCATTAATATATCTAATGACTCTTCAAAAACATTCTGAAGGACGATTACCTTTTCTCTAATTTTATCATAAGCAATCGAACGGTTCATATCTTCAATGAGTCGTTCTGCAAAGTTTAATATTAAATCCAAAATTCCTACAGAATAGGTTGGTTCGGCAAGGTGTAGAAACGTTGGATGAGCAGATTTTTCTAATTCATCCGGTGTTAATGGTGTTGTTGAGAGTAATATGTAGGGAGATTCTGGAAATTGTTCAAAAATGAATTTTTGTTTCTCTAGAACTTTAGGATCATTCCAAAATAAGAAGACAGCAGACTCCTTAATGGTTCCCGGTTTGATATCTAAGATGGAATGAAAGCTATGAACGTTACATGATTCAATGTTTGTTATGTCACGTAGTATGCGATTATAAAATTCATGATCAGACTCTTCAATATAGATAGTAATTTGTTTGAGTGACATGACCTTGGCATAGTAGACGAAAAAACGTTTTCCTTACAATTGATTTTTTTGAAACCATGCTCGCGGATGAATACAAACCATCTTGTATCAGTGTAAAAAAATTTTGAAGACCAAAGTTCGGACATTCCCAAGGGATCTGTCCTGTTTTTGTCAGTTTTTTAAAAAATTTAGATTCTAAGTAAAATGAATTTGATTCTCATTACTAGTACTCAAGTTTGGATAAAAAAGACCGAGGTTCTATGAAATCCCTTCAAAATAAGACAAAATTAATCATTCTATTAGGTTTGGTAGCTGGACTTACCCTTCAGTGTGAGAAAAAGGACGATGACAAAGACACAACTCTCTTGATTGGTCTTGCAGCATTGACAACTTCTTCCGGTGACTGTTCTGTTTCTGCCTCTGGAAAGGCAACAATCAATACTTGGACAACTGACATCACGGGGACTACCGGTGCCACTCTTTCTAAATTAGGTTCAGTTCCAATCGTCGGTCATACTACAGCTGCTATGAAACTAACTTCTGATGCTTCTACGACTCTGACTGTTAACGGTAGCGCGTTCATTATCGTTTATAAAGCGACAGCTTGTCCTTTGACCACTGACAATATTGCTGCAACGCCTGCGAATTTTTCCATTACGGGTGCCACTGATTCCAATAGCGAATTTCCAAGTTCCTATAAAATCACAAACCAAACAGCTACTTTAACTTTTAATGGAA from Leptospira noumeaensis includes:
- a CDS encoding TetR/AcrR family transcriptional regulator, whose amino-acid sequence is MGKKGIETKQKMIEVMAGLLEESGYEATGIIELGKETGTPKGSLYFHFPGGKDELTNLAILHSGNQLNLFFQSVLAEADSPAQAIKQVFHALENRIVSSGYKKGCPIATTAMETSGSVPGVSNVCAEVYSLWLKTFETYLVEKGYTNRLAKNLSLSLLSLWEGALLLSKLQKSPEPLRVAAKTAELLFKPN
- a CDS encoding LIC20153 family lipoprotein; translation: MKSLQNKTKLIILLGLVAGLTLQCEKKDDDKDTTLLIGLAALTTSSGDCSVSASGKATINTWTTDITGTTGATLSKLGSVPIVGHTTAAMKLTSDASTTLTVNGSAFIIVYKATACPLTTDNIAATPANFSITGATDSNSEFPSSYKITNQTATLTFNGTSGAGGYYVFIYAIPRNGQSAAVTYTFTP
- a CDS encoding sensor domain-containing protein, giving the protein MSLKQITIYIEESDHEFYNRILRDITNIESCNVHSFHSILDIKPGTIKESAVFLFWNDPKVLEKQKFIFEQFPESPYILLSTTPLTPDELEKSAHPTFLHLAEPTYSVGILDLILNFAERLIEDMNRSIAYDKIREKVIVLQNVFEESLDILMQIDPGTNQIINANKQAVVVLEYPLEDIVGKEFSFFMPPVEVDEDEEFEGNLIESTALKTKSGKFIPTESSFRLFPVNGKMAIWATFRDITERKRSQEQVKNQKAFYEFILDNLDSDIAVLNSNYQYEYTNPVFLSNKEIRKWLFKKTDVELAEKLELPAEFHEKRKKYLDVAAKENEIVQFEELIQDSNDKVTYLLRKYIPIDDAETNKKRFISFGVDITERKLSEERITYLAYYDALTGLSNRTLFIDHANQALKNHKSTETLLAFYFFDIDNFKFINDSLGHTKGDILLQMVAARLKRVMTEVDTVARFGGDEFAILKVDVLNKSAAAEFAQKILDILSQPFHIMGRDLFTTISMGIALSPNDGVSTSELLKNSDMAMYKAKELGRNNFKFYTNELILRSEKRLYIENSLRKAIQNEELILFFQPKISTVTNLVCGAEALIRWKHPERGWVPPVEFIPVAEDSGIIERIGDWVLEEACRLKKEWKSQDFPSFPVSINVSGKQLARANWSHRVQATIAQFGIHPEEIELELTESSIMENPEKSIEAFEYLAGLGIKVSIDDFGTGYSSLSYLKKINADVLKIDRSFVIDLEINEDDRAICKAIINMAHSLGMEVIAEGVENPVQRDLLHDLGCHMIQGYLYSKPLPAEDFVTFVKNFNESAKTK
- a CDS encoding MBL fold metallo-hydrolase; translation: MKLKSKSKIFLSIGLIIGIGFFLYFLGYPKETVPPFVFDEQKESGLIPKPIAKSNVVFSILKTGEATTLEAFVVEGGSVFKTVTVAHSAFYIQHSKGNFLFDTGLGTQVKEQFQVFPLYLKLLMDYKPFQTAKEQLDSHGVLSNSVQDVFFSHLHWDHASGLKDFPLAKIHSLPNELNNPKIELGYIPSQFDGDSVLWSHLKFMNQPYASYAKSIDWYGDGTVVFVPMKGHSEGSVGLFLHTKNGEVYFLTGDIVWRKEGFTEKKHKPRGARWIVDFDTKSLGEEISRVHHLWQKNPELQIIPAHDHDVQTVLGFYPQVVGK
- a CDS encoding M23 family metallopeptidase, whose protein sequence is MIRFLSFIVLILSFVRAVPAESREVKKKSVKVSSSNYFVKKEEKNFSLLMEARRFGRGEVIFLRLTPKDKKWINESFKVSWLGKDVILTKREKSMVAFLPVSPDTPAGAMTLEIVSKIFFVKRGQKQYQIILEPTKFQVIKKNQQIKVDEKFVTKELPKETLDFIQECKTAKEAAFAKQSPLQFASNFKNPLEKIFITSKFYVRRDYNNKQGRPHGGVDFRGKIGTPIFAIQDGVVVLARKTYYEGNFTIVDHGNKIFSFYMHQDEIKVKVGDVVKQGQIIGAVGTTGMSTGPHLHLGAKINDTLVDPLSLIALQSIAESN